The segment CGGAGTGTTCACGCAGGCGCAGAGAGATGAATCCGACCGGTTCATCCTGTATGCCTCCATGCCCTATAGTATGATCTCAGCGAATACGCTGCCCGAGCTTCGTGAGGATGCCGTTGCCGAGCTGGCTGTAGCGTTCCAGGTACCCGTCCCACTTGCTCTGCAGCGGATCGATCAGATCCAGAGACGAATTTTCCAGGGGCAATTAATGGCTGTTATGGAACGTAACGAAGACAGAAATATCATCCACAGACATATTCGCTAAGCAGTGCGGGGATAATACGCTATAGACCCGGAGGGCGGAGATTCCCCTCTAACACAGGGTTAGATTCTACTGTAAAGGGGATCACCATCGACATGGAAGCTATGCAAGTGATTCAATTACTGCTGACTCATCCGGAATACAGCGTGGATGCCGTCCACCCCGAGATCCCGGATTTTGTCGGCATTGAGACGATTGAAGTGGACCACGAGACCCAGACCTTCTCCATCCTGCTGCAGGAGCCTAAGGAATACGGCTGAGTGCAGGATTTTACAGAATAACAATTACATAGAATAGCCCCGCTAACACGAACCGGTACAGCGCGAACCATTCCAGGCGTAGCCGCTTAATCAGCTTGATGAACGTGACTACTGCAATCATGGCTACGAGGAAGGACGTCACGAACCCGATAAGCATCAGGGTCAGCGCATCTGAACTGAGTAGATCCCTGCTGTCATACAGGTCAAGGAGGCTTGCTCCGAACATCACCGGCACTGAGATCAGGAAGGTGAAGTCCGCAGCGGCTTTCTGGCTGGTTCCCAGCAGCAGACCGCCTGAGATCGTCGAGCCGGATCTTGAGAAGCCGGGCCACAGCGCCAGACACTGGAACAGCCCGATGCCGAAGGCTTGTTTATAATTCAGACCGTCCACGGTCTCTGCCGTTACGGTACTCCTGCTGCGTGCGGCGAAGATCATCAAGAGACCACCAGCAATCAGACCAATGAGGACCGGCTTGGGGCCGAATAGCTGGCTCTTGATCGTGTCCTTGAATAGTAGATAGATGATTAACGCTGGTACCATGGCCAGGATCATATGAATTGCATTCAATCCCTTACTCTTGGCGAAATCCATCTTAAGCATATTCACGCCAATGTTCACATACTTCTTCCAATACAGCAGCAGCACGGCCATTACCGCACCTAGCTGGATTACGATTTTGAAGGTAACCGCAGCCTCCCCCTCGAAATCCAGCAAATCCCCTGCCAGGATAAGGTGCCCGGTAGACGAGACCGGCAAGAATTCAGTCAACCCCTCAATAATCCCTAATATGATTGCTTTGATAGCTTCAGTCACTGGTGAATAGCCCCTTTCGGAAGTGAATCAATATATTTCCAGTATAAGAGGCAGGAAGGAAATTCCCCATCGTTTGACCTTACAATAACGGATTAGGTGTGACATAAATGTCATGTGGCGTTGTGACCACAAAAAAGCCACCAAGCTACTGGTGGCAAAATTTCATTATGCTCTATTCGTAAAATAGCCGCTATGCTAATTGTGTAATAACAAGATGTGCTGAAACGGGTCTTGTTCCTCCGGCAAGAGGAGTAATTGTAAGTGCAGCGGCATTTCCGGCAGGATTGCGAACGGTTAGAATACTGTTAATGACCGTTGTTTGCACGATCGCCATTTCTACGATTTGTGAGGTACCTGTTGCCCGCCCAACTACGGTATAAGCGAGATCTGCACCATTTAAAGTCAAGATTAGTTGTCCGGCTTCGTCCACGCTAACCTGAAACAGCACCTGATACGTCCCAATAGCCGC is part of the Paenibacillus sp. FSL M7-0420 genome and harbors:
- a CDS encoding undecaprenyl-diphosphate phosphatase encodes the protein MTEAIKAIILGIIEGLTEFLPVSSTGHLILAGDLLDFEGEAAVTFKIVIQLGAVMAVLLLYWKKYVNIGVNMLKMDFAKSKGLNAIHMILAMVPALIIYLLFKDTIKSQLFGPKPVLIGLIAGGLLMIFAARSRSTVTAETVDGLNYKQAFGIGLFQCLALWPGFSRSGSTISGGLLLGTSQKAAADFTFLISVPVMFGASLLDLYDSRDLLSSDALTLMLIGFVTSFLVAMIAVVTFIKLIKRLRLEWFALYRFVLAGLFYVIVIL